A portion of the Segatella copri DSM 18205 genome contains these proteins:
- a CDS encoding DUF3127 domain-containing protein, which translates to MELQGKVIAVLPERSGVSQRGEWKAQSFVIETHEQYPKKLCFDVFGADRLAQFNIQSGEELLVSFDIDAHEYQGRWFNSVRAWNIQRVDPSAVAGAMGGMQPGAFPPVGAPVAPAQPAAPANGATAAFPPVQPAAPAAEGGSADDLPF; encoded by the coding sequence ATGGAATTACAAGGAAAGGTTATTGCCGTTTTGCCTGAAAGAAGCGGCGTCTCTCAGAGAGGAGAGTGGAAAGCTCAGTCGTTCGTAATTGAAACTCACGAGCAGTATCCAAAGAAATTGTGCTTTGATGTTTTCGGAGCAGACCGTCTGGCTCAGTTCAACATTCAGAGTGGTGAGGAACTTCTGGTTTCTTTCGACATAGATGCTCACGAGTATCAGGGCCGTTGGTTCAACAGCGTCCGTGCCTGGAACATCCAGCGTGTTGACCCTAGCGCCGTAGCTGGTGCTATGGGCGGAATGCAGCCAGGTGCGTTTCCTCCAGTAGGTGCTCCTGTAGCTCCTGCTCAGCCAGCAGCTCCTGCTAATGGCGCAACTGCAGCATTCCCTCCAGTTCAGCCTGCAGCTCCTGCAGCTGAGGGTGGTAGCGCAGATGATCTTCCTTTCTAA
- the dnaN gene encoding DNA polymerase III subunit beta: MRFTVSSSALSSKLNMLAKVIGSKNSLPILDCFLFQVANGEMSITASDSDNVIKSTLALTDHDGEGEFCVPNRVILDALKELPEQPLHFDVDAAGEAVAIKIVYQNGLYNFTGQSAEEYPRTQSMNDACTTVSLPTEMLINNISRSLFATASDELRPVMNGIYFDLTADALAIVASDGHKLVRSKNFTIKSESPSAFNLPKKPASLLKNILSKDGDDAIIKFDDRSAEIQFTDGVMRCRLIDGRYPNYNSVIPNNPNEVTVDRRGLQSALRRVLPFASESSQLIRFHIESGRFEVSSEDIDFSTSAKEQLSCEYNGSPISIGFKGSSLMEILSNLTSDNIIIQLADPSRAGIIVPAEQPENEDILMLIMPMLLND; encoded by the coding sequence ATGAGATTTACAGTATCAAGTTCTGCATTGAGCAGCAAGCTCAACATGCTCGCAAAAGTGATTGGAAGCAAGAATTCATTGCCAATCCTCGATTGTTTCCTTTTCCAAGTTGCTAACGGTGAAATGAGCATCACGGCTAGCGATAGTGATAATGTCATCAAGAGTACACTCGCTCTTACCGACCACGATGGAGAAGGTGAGTTTTGTGTGCCTAACCGCGTTATCCTCGATGCGTTGAAGGAACTGCCTGAGCAGCCTCTTCACTTCGATGTGGATGCTGCCGGAGAAGCCGTTGCCATCAAGATTGTTTACCAGAACGGTCTTTATAACTTCACAGGTCAGAGCGCAGAGGAATATCCTCGCACACAGAGCATGAACGATGCTTGCACCACCGTTTCTTTGCCTACAGAAATGCTGATCAACAACATTTCACGCTCGCTCTTCGCTACAGCCAGCGATGAGTTGCGCCCTGTCATGAACGGTATTTACTTCGACCTGACAGCAGATGCTCTCGCTATCGTAGCAAGCGATGGTCACAAGCTGGTTCGCAGCAAGAACTTCACTATCAAGAGCGAATCTCCTTCAGCATTCAACTTGCCTAAGAAGCCAGCTTCTCTGCTGAAGAATATTCTGAGCAAGGACGGCGACGACGCTATCATCAAGTTTGATGACCGAAGCGCAGAAATCCAGTTTACTGACGGCGTTATGAGATGCAGACTGATTGATGGCCGCTACCCTAACTACAACTCTGTCATTCCAAACAACCCTAACGAGGTTACAGTAGACCGCAGGGGCTTGCAGAGTGCTTTGCGTCGCGTATTGCCATTTGCAAGCGAGAGCAGCCAGCTCATCCGTTTCCACATCGAGTCAGGCCGTTTCGAGGTTTCTTCTGAGGATATTGACTTCTCAACATCTGCAAAGGAACAGTTGTCTTGCGAATACAACGGCTCTCCTATCAGCATCGGCTTCAAGGGAAGCAGTCTGATGGAAATCCTGAGCAATCTCACCAGCGACAACATCATCATCCAGCTGGCAGACCCAAGCCGTGCCGGAATCATCGTACCAGCAGAACAGCCTGAGAACGAAGATATTCTGATGCTCATCATGCCTATGCTCCTTAACGACTAA
- a CDS encoding 3'-5' exonuclease, whose translation MKLNLTKPLIVFDLETTGLDMIKDRIIQISYIKVMPDGTEDRKNLYVNPCMEIPAEVVALTGISNEDVKDAPTFKQLAATLEKEFTGCDFAGYNSNHFDVPMLAEEFLRAGIDFDFNKCRLIDAQTIFMKMERRNLAAAYKFYCGRKMEEDFEAHRADQDTEATYRVLMGELDKYAPGVQDEPERVLNNNMDELADFSKQKDNVDFAGRIVWEEVKDAQGNVVNDENGNPLKHEVFNFGKYKGWDVAEILTKDPGYFTWVLGSDFTNNTKQVLTRIRLREFNKRMGK comes from the coding sequence ATGAAACTCAATTTGACAAAGCCTCTGATTGTGTTCGACCTGGAGACAACAGGTCTTGACATGATCAAGGATCGTATTATACAGATTTCTTACATCAAGGTAATGCCTGATGGAACTGAAGACCGCAAGAACCTCTACGTAAATCCTTGCATGGAGATTCCTGCCGAAGTAGTTGCCCTTACAGGCATCAGCAACGAAGATGTAAAAGATGCGCCAACCTTCAAGCAGCTGGCAGCCACATTAGAGAAGGAATTTACAGGTTGCGATTTCGCAGGCTACAATTCCAACCACTTCGATGTACCGATGCTCGCAGAAGAATTCCTGCGTGCTGGAATAGACTTCGATTTCAACAAGTGCCGTCTCATCGATGCGCAGACCATCTTCATGAAGATGGAACGCCGTAACCTGGCTGCTGCCTACAAGTTCTATTGCGGCAGAAAGATGGAGGAAGATTTCGAAGCTCATCGTGCAGATCAGGATACAGAGGCTACTTACCGCGTGCTCATGGGCGAGCTCGACAAGTATGCTCCAGGCGTGCAGGATGAACCTGAGCGCGTGCTCAACAACAACATGGATGAACTTGCCGATTTCTCTAAGCAGAAGGATAATGTAGACTTCGCCGGACGCATAGTTTGGGAAGAAGTAAAAGACGCCCAGGGCAACGTAGTAAACGATGAGAACGGAAATCCTTTGAAGCACGAAGTATTCAACTTCGGCAAATACAAAGGATGGGATGTGGCTGAGATTCTGACCAAAGACCCGGGTTACTTTACATGGGTCTTGGGAAGCGATTTCACCAACAATACCAAGCAGGTGCTTACCCGCATCCGCCTTCGTGAATTCAACAAGAGAATGGGAAAATAA
- a CDS encoding bifunctional phosphopantothenoylcysteine decarboxylase/phosphopantothenate synthase, producing the protein MLKGKKIVLGITGSIAAYKSCLIIRGLIKRGAEVQVVITPAGKEFITPITLSALTHKPVVSEFFSQRDGTWNSHVDLGLWADAMLIAPCTASTMGKMAHGIADNMLITTYLSMKAPVFIAPAMDLDMYKHPSTQANMKTLLGYGNHIIEPEVGFLASGLEGKGRMEEPDIIVECLDRFFDEQAQQNAETDEAASENCKEKESDKLDLKGKKIMITAGPTYEKIDPVRFIGNYSSGKMGFALAEECCRRGAEVTLVAGPVSLSCSEAIHRIDVESCEEMYQAATKTFASTDAAILCAAVADFKPSEIADRKIKREKDDLKLRLVPTHDIAAALGKMKQKHQRIVAFALETNDEEANAQKKRKKKNADFIVLNSTRNPGTTFRTDDNQITIISEEGKKEYEKKPKTEVARDIINELAHLL; encoded by the coding sequence ATGTTAAAAGGAAAGAAAATCGTATTGGGCATTACGGGCTCTATTGCAGCCTACAAGTCTTGCCTCATCATACGAGGTCTCATCAAGCGCGGAGCCGAAGTGCAGGTGGTCATTACGCCTGCAGGAAAGGAGTTCATCACTCCCATCACCCTTTCGGCTCTTACGCATAAGCCTGTGGTAAGCGAATTCTTCTCGCAGCGCGATGGAACCTGGAATTCGCACGTAGACTTAGGTCTGTGGGCCGACGCCATGCTCATCGCTCCTTGCACAGCCTCTACCATGGGAAAGATGGCTCACGGAATTGCTGACAACATGCTCATCACAACCTATCTGTCGATGAAAGCGCCTGTTTTCATCGCTCCAGCCATGGACCTCGACATGTATAAGCATCCTTCTACCCAAGCCAACATGAAAACACTTCTGGGCTATGGAAATCACATCATAGAACCCGAAGTGGGATTCCTGGCAAGCGGACTGGAAGGAAAGGGACGCATGGAAGAACCTGATATTATCGTAGAATGCCTCGACAGATTCTTCGATGAACAGGCTCAGCAGAATGCAGAGACCGATGAAGCTGCATCAGAAAACTGCAAGGAAAAAGAAAGCGATAAGCTCGATTTGAAAGGCAAGAAGATCATGATTACAGCCGGACCAACTTACGAAAAGATTGACCCGGTACGTTTCATCGGCAATTATTCTTCCGGCAAAATGGGCTTTGCCCTTGCTGAAGAGTGCTGCCGTCGTGGTGCTGAGGTTACGCTGGTTGCAGGTCCGGTTTCGCTCAGCTGTTCCGAAGCCATTCATCGCATCGATGTAGAAAGTTGCGAGGAAATGTATCAGGCAGCCACTAAAACTTTTGCCTCTACCGATGCAGCCATTCTCTGTGCTGCTGTTGCTGATTTCAAGCCAAGCGAGATTGCTGACAGGAAAATCAAGCGCGAGAAAGATGATCTGAAACTCCGCCTCGTCCCTACTCACGATATTGCTGCAGCCCTGGGTAAGATGAAACAAAAACATCAGCGAATTGTGGCTTTCGCCCTGGAAACCAACGATGAAGAGGCTAATGCACAGAAAAAACGCAAAAAGAAAAATGCCGATTTCATCGTGCTTAACTCTACTCGCAATCCGGGAACCACATTCCGTACGGATGACAACCAGATAACGATTATTTCTGAAGAGGGTAAGAAAGAATATGAGAAGAAACCGAAAACTGAAGTGGCTCGCGACATTATCAACGAGCTGGCTCATCTCTTGTAG
- a CDS encoding DUF4835 family protein: MRRNRKLKWLATLSTSWLISCSPITSAAQELQAKITINHAQIQGTENRVFDNLQQTLEQFVNDRQWTNLQFRKNERIVCNFNITVSKYDKDQNIFTCKALIQANRPVYNSAYTSTLYNNVDENFTFKFAEFDQLEFTEERIDNQLTALLAYYAYLIIGLDLDSFAPKGGEDILQRCMNLTNNAQNLDFPGWKAFSDNRNRFAIISDYLDGAMEPFRMLQYNYYRKGLDEMANNVERGRTEITNTLLQDLKKARTDRPLSLLPQIWTDYKKDELANIYQKHGTQKEKESIYELLFSINPSQNSYWDKIKE, from the coding sequence ATGAGAAGAAACCGAAAACTGAAGTGGCTCGCGACATTATCAACGAGCTGGCTCATCTCTTGTAGTCCCATCACATCAGCCGCTCAGGAGTTGCAGGCTAAGATTACCATCAACCATGCACAGATTCAGGGCACGGAAAACCGGGTATTCGATAATCTGCAGCAAACTCTTGAGCAGTTTGTGAACGACAGGCAATGGACGAATCTTCAATTCAGGAAAAACGAGCGCATCGTGTGCAACTTCAATATCACGGTAAGCAAGTATGATAAAGACCAGAATATCTTTACCTGCAAGGCGCTCATCCAGGCCAACCGTCCCGTCTACAATTCAGCCTATACGTCCACCTTATATAATAATGTGGATGAAAACTTCACGTTCAAGTTTGCCGAGTTCGACCAGCTGGAGTTTACCGAAGAGCGGATTGACAACCAGCTAACGGCTCTGCTCGCCTACTATGCTTACCTCATCATCGGTTTAGATCTTGACAGTTTTGCGCCTAAAGGTGGTGAAGACATTCTGCAACGTTGCATGAACCTCACCAACAACGCCCAGAATCTTGATTTTCCGGGCTGGAAAGCGTTTAGTGACAACAGAAACCGGTTCGCCATCATTTCCGATTATCTAGACGGAGCCATGGAACCTTTCAGAATGCTGCAATACAACTATTACAGAAAAGGGCTCGATGAAATGGCGAATAATGTGGAACGAGGCAGAACTGAAATCACCAACACCCTGCTCCAGGATCTGAAGAAGGCACGTACGGACAGACCGCTCAGTCTGCTGCCACAAATCTGGACCGACTATAAGAAGGACGAGCTTGCTAACATCTATCAGAAACATGGCACTCAGAAAGAGAAAGAAAGCATTTATGAGCTGCTCTTCTCCATCAATCCTTCTCAAAACTCATATTGGGACAAAATCAAGGAATAA
- the recN gene encoding DNA repair protein RecN, which yields MLKQLYIKNFTLIDELDIPLYPGFSVITGETGAGKSIILGAIGLLLGNRADSKAIKAGRDRCVIEAHFDLSKYGMQDFFDANDIDYDAEDTIIRRELTAAGKSRAFINDTPVPLSKMRELGEQLVDIHSQHQNLLLQKEDFQLSVVDIIAHDEKQKKAYLAEYKNYKKAKQQLEDLKAEIAKNRENEEFMRFQFKELDDANLQEGELEQLEQEAETLSHSEDIKTALYEADNALSGEDGSILDKLKNAAQQIDNIKEVYPDVKEVAERMQSSYIELKDIAQEISGSVDNIEFDPNRLETINSRLDQLYSLQQKFHVENVEELIATRERINEQLQHIDNGDEDIEELEKHVGLLLAKAEKLAGELTAIRTESARKIEEEMKKRLIPLGIPNVRFEISFSVKPLSSDGVDKVNFLFSANKSTLLQPVSQVASGGEIARVMLSLKAMISGAVKLPTIIFDEIDTGVSGKIAEKMAEIMTEMGNLNRQVISITHLPQIASMGTHHYKVLKEETEEGTLSHMKELNEQQRIEEIAQMLSGSDITPAALANAKELLNKHKQHK from the coding sequence ATGCTCAAGCAATTATACATCAAGAATTTCACGTTGATTGACGAGTTGGACATTCCTCTTTATCCAGGATTCTCAGTCATCACGGGCGAGACGGGTGCCGGAAAGAGCATCATTCTCGGAGCCATCGGACTGCTCCTGGGCAACCGTGCTGACAGCAAGGCCATCAAGGCAGGAAGAGACCGATGCGTGATTGAAGCCCACTTCGACCTGTCAAAATACGGAATGCAGGATTTCTTCGATGCTAACGATATTGATTATGATGCAGAAGACACCATCATCCGCCGCGAACTGACAGCTGCCGGAAAGAGCCGTGCCTTCATCAACGACACGCCCGTCCCCCTGAGCAAGATGAGAGAACTGGGCGAACAGCTCGTCGATATTCATTCGCAGCACCAGAACCTCCTGCTGCAGAAGGAAGACTTCCAGCTCAGCGTGGTCGACATTATTGCCCACGATGAAAAGCAGAAGAAGGCTTATCTTGCCGAATACAAGAACTATAAAAAGGCTAAGCAACAGCTGGAAGACCTGAAAGCGGAAATCGCAAAGAACAGGGAGAACGAGGAATTCATGCGCTTCCAGTTTAAGGAACTGGATGATGCAAACCTGCAGGAAGGCGAACTTGAGCAACTGGAACAGGAAGCAGAAACCCTGAGCCATTCTGAAGACATCAAGACTGCGCTCTATGAAGCAGATAATGCACTCTCGGGCGAAGACGGCAGTATTCTCGACAAACTGAAGAATGCAGCCCAGCAGATTGACAACATCAAGGAGGTTTATCCGGATGTGAAGGAGGTGGCTGAGCGAATGCAGAGCAGCTATATAGAACTCAAGGATATTGCCCAGGAAATAAGCGGAAGCGTTGACAATATAGAGTTCGACCCGAACCGGCTTGAAACCATCAATTCCCGGCTTGACCAGCTCTACTCGCTCCAGCAGAAATTCCATGTGGAAAATGTAGAGGAACTCATCGCCACTCGCGAGCGAATCAACGAACAGTTGCAGCACATAGATAATGGAGATGAAGACATAGAAGAGCTGGAAAAGCATGTTGGCCTTCTGCTTGCCAAGGCTGAAAAGCTGGCTGGTGAACTGACTGCCATCCGAACGGAATCGGCTAGAAAGATAGAAGAAGAAATGAAGAAACGTCTCATTCCTCTGGGAATTCCAAACGTCCGCTTCGAAATTTCATTCTCCGTCAAGCCGCTCAGTTCTGATGGTGTTGACAAGGTAAATTTCCTGTTCAGCGCCAACAAGAGCACGCTTCTCCAGCCGGTGAGTCAGGTTGCTTCCGGTGGAGAAATCGCCCGCGTCATGCTTTCTCTGAAGGCTATGATCAGCGGCGCCGTAAAATTGCCAACCATCATCTTCGATGAAATCGACACGGGAGTAAGCGGTAAGATTGCTGAAAAGATGGCGGAAATCATGACAGAGATGGGCAACCTGAACCGCCAGGTGATTTCCATCACCCACCTGCCGCAGATTGCTTCCATGGGAACCCATCATTACAAGGTTCTGAAAGAAGAAACCGAAGAGGGAACACTTTCTCACATGAAGGAACTCAACGAGCAGCAGCGTATAGAAGAAATCGCCCAGATGCTCAGCGGAAGCGACATTACGCCTGCTGCCCTGGCAAATGCTAAGGAGTTGCTCAATAAACACAAGCAACACAAATAA
- a CDS encoding tetratricopeptide repeat protein, which translates to MKKINMIMMGLMLGASSLYAQPGSVQKLAKSVFTLTTFNQKGDIIASTQGVFIDNKGTAISTFKPFVGAVKASVVDASGKSIPVEAIMGADELYDVAKFRINASTVAAPIATKESAAGDKVWLVPYSIKKPAYQQEDISSVEKFKTTYNYYIFSNSAPENAVGCPFANKNGQVIGLMHTNGQVTAIDANYAKQLKVTGLSSLDAALRETTIRTALPDTENEAMTMMTLKKGQTTADEYAKYSDEFISKFPTSAFGYKEKAAYLTDKAEYDAAAKLMEEGIKKSAAKDEAHSNYADLIYQKIIYKGDSVYKDWTLDKAIAEAQKAYEIKAQPIYRHQEAQINFVKGEYQKAYDTFMDLTNTSLLSGELYFEAAQAKKNLKAPAKEIEVLLDSAVSVGNKTGMVANYYLARGEFLKEQGEFRRAIQDYNMYDSIARPVSPAFFYTRYQCETKLRMWQPALLDIARTCYLAPKEPTYFAEWASLDLRVKRYDEGISAATHCIELAPEYADGYLLLGLLQKEKGNKEEAIKNLKKAQELGDSRAGEYLKKMK; encoded by the coding sequence ATGAAAAAAATAAATATGATCATGATGGGACTGATGCTCGGAGCATCGTCCCTCTATGCCCAGCCGGGTTCGGTCCAGAAACTGGCTAAGAGCGTTTTCACCTTGACTACTTTCAATCAGAAAGGCGACATTATCGCCTCTACCCAAGGTGTTTTTATCGACAACAAGGGAACGGCTATCAGCACCTTCAAGCCATTTGTCGGAGCTGTAAAGGCTAGCGTAGTTGACGCTTCCGGCAAATCGATTCCTGTTGAGGCCATCATGGGAGCCGACGAGCTCTATGATGTGGCTAAATTCCGCATCAACGCCTCTACAGTTGCTGCCCCTATCGCAACCAAGGAATCGGCTGCTGGCGACAAGGTCTGGCTGGTTCCGTATTCTATCAAGAAGCCGGCTTACCAGCAGGAGGACATCAGCAGCGTAGAGAAGTTCAAGACTACGTACAACTATTACATCTTCTCGAATAGTGCTCCGGAAAATGCAGTAGGTTGTCCATTTGCCAACAAGAACGGTCAGGTCATCGGTCTGATGCACACCAATGGTCAGGTAACGGCCATCGACGCCAACTACGCCAAGCAGCTGAAGGTAACCGGTCTTTCGAGTCTTGACGCAGCACTTCGCGAAACCACCATCCGTACAGCTCTTCCTGATACAGAGAACGAAGCGATGACGATGATGACTCTGAAGAAAGGCCAGACTACAGCTGATGAGTATGCGAAATATAGCGATGAGTTTATCAGCAAATTCCCTACTTCAGCCTTCGGTTACAAGGAGAAAGCCGCTTATCTGACGGATAAGGCAGAATATGATGCAGCTGCCAAACTGATGGAAGAAGGCATTAAGAAATCGGCTGCCAAGGATGAGGCTCATTCCAACTATGCCGACCTGATTTATCAGAAGATTATTTACAAGGGTGATTCTGTTTATAAGGACTGGACGCTTGATAAGGCCATAGCTGAGGCTCAGAAGGCATACGAAATCAAGGCTCAGCCTATTTACCGCCATCAGGAAGCGCAGATTAATTTTGTAAAGGGTGAGTATCAGAAAGCTTACGATACTTTCATGGATTTGACCAATACTTCACTTCTCAGCGGCGAACTCTATTTTGAGGCTGCCCAGGCTAAGAAGAATCTCAAGGCTCCAGCTAAGGAGATTGAGGTTTTGCTCGATAGTGCGGTAAGCGTTGGAAACAAGACCGGAATGGTTGCGAATTATTATCTGGCACGTGGAGAATTTCTGAAGGAGCAGGGTGAATTCCGCCGCGCTATTCAGGATTATAATATGTACGATTCCATTGCACGTCCTGTTTCGCCAGCCTTCTTCTACACCCGTTACCAATGCGAAACCAAGTTACGCATGTGGCAGCCAGCCCTGCTTGATATTGCCCGCACCTGTTACCTGGCTCCTAAAGAGCCTACATATTTTGCAGAATGGGCAAGTCTCGACTTGCGTGTAAAGCGTTATGATGAAGGAATCAGCGCAGCCACCCATTGCATAGAGTTGGCTCCTGAATATGCTGACGGCTACCTTCTCTTAGGTCTGCTCCAGAAGGAGAAAGGAAATAAGGAAGAGGCCATCAAGAACCTGAAGAAAGCCCAGGAACTCGGCGATTCCCGCGCTGGAGAATATCTCAAGAAAATGAAGTAA
- a CDS encoding N-acetylmuramoyl-L-alanine amidase-like domain-containing protein — protein MKIFTKMAAVVLACMLAVPGEARVNVVYQQQDSLRIVGLLQQARAMKKKPASWMLWFGKQMADVPYVGGTLDQTNEEVLIVNTRELDCTTYVEMVTALTLCAKKNETSFSAFCEHLRNVRYVGGEVSYVKRQHYFTIWMDANEREGIVKNIAPNPPFSAVQTVNINWMSTHVSSYKMLKAHPEWKSGIRKLEQSVNGKRYRYVPKGKIANTTVFRNAIHDGDIIAIITNKKGLDTTHIGIASWHKDGLHLLNASSIHKKVIDEPMTLYTYMHKHPVQIGIRVCRVQ, from the coding sequence ATGAAAATATTTACGAAAATGGCAGCTGTCGTGCTGGCTTGCATGCTGGCTGTTCCGGGAGAAGCCAGGGTGAATGTGGTTTATCAGCAGCAGGACAGTCTGCGGATTGTAGGACTGCTGCAGCAGGCAAGGGCGATGAAGAAGAAACCTGCCAGTTGGATGCTCTGGTTCGGCAAGCAGATGGCGGACGTTCCTTATGTGGGCGGCACGCTGGACCAGACGAATGAAGAGGTGCTCATCGTGAACACCCGTGAACTGGACTGCACCACATACGTAGAGATGGTTACGGCGCTCACCCTGTGCGCCAAGAAGAACGAGACTTCTTTCTCGGCTTTCTGTGAACATCTCCGAAATGTGCGTTATGTGGGCGGAGAGGTTTCCTATGTAAAGCGTCAGCATTATTTCACGATTTGGATGGATGCAAACGAGCGCGAGGGAATCGTGAAGAATATTGCGCCCAATCCTCCTTTCTCGGCCGTTCAGACCGTGAACATCAACTGGATGAGTACGCATGTTTCGAGTTATAAGATGCTTAAGGCTCATCCGGAATGGAAATCGGGAATCAGAAAACTGGAACAGAGTGTGAACGGCAAGCGTTACCGTTATGTTCCGAAGGGTAAGATTGCCAACACGACAGTTTTCCGCAACGCTATTCACGATGGTGACATTATCGCCATCATTACCAACAAGAAGGGGCTCGACACGACCCACATCGGTATTGCTTCCTGGCACAAAGACGGATTGCATCTGCTCAACGCCAGCAGTATTCACAAGAAGGTGATTGATGAACCGATGACACTTTATACTTACATGCATAAACATCCGGTGCAAATAGGAATCAGGGTTTGCAGAGTTCAGTAA
- a CDS encoding DUF4421 domain-containing protein, with the protein MSNSQDSLVKERHRKTFFHQVGDVFTRFFREFNSTDSAYIEDQHYNYTVMLQNTNTYEEYTLRNREGQSISFSPDPSYRLGPYLGWRWVFLGYTFDLKHINFRNNHTNKKEFDLSLYSSLLGIDLFWRQTGNDYHVRRMNLGEHIDCDPIRKAPFDGFKSSIKGFNLYYIFNHRRFSYPAAYSQSTVQRRSAGSMLLGIGYTEHELEVNWDKLTNLVDEKLNKNLTNGGTPEAKIDSSLMFSKVKYSDVNVTCGYAYNWVFAKNWLFNASLSVGVAYNSSKSDNEREHLDITNFSFKNVNLDGIGRFGIVWNNTHWYAGASTIIHSYNYKKKQFSTNNSFGSLNIYVGVNFGRKRHH; encoded by the coding sequence ATGTCCAATTCCCAGGACAGCCTCGTGAAAGAGCGCCATCGCAAAACCTTCTTCCATCAGGTGGGAGATGTGTTCACCCGGTTCTTCAGAGAATTCAACAGTACGGATTCGGCTTATATCGAAGACCAGCATTACAATTATACGGTGATGCTGCAGAACACCAATACCTACGAGGAATATACGCTCCGAAACAGAGAAGGACAGAGCATTTCCTTCTCGCCTGATCCTTCTTACCGACTGGGGCCTTATCTGGGCTGGCGATGGGTGTTTCTGGGTTATACGTTCGACCTGAAGCACATTAATTTCAGGAATAACCACACTAATAAAAAGGAGTTTGACCTGAGCCTCTACAGCAGTCTGCTGGGAATAGACCTGTTCTGGCGACAGACGGGAAATGACTATCACGTTCGGCGGATGAATCTGGGTGAGCACATCGATTGTGACCCTATCCGCAAGGCTCCTTTCGACGGTTTCAAATCGAGCATCAAGGGATTCAATCTTTATTACATCTTCAACCATCGCCGCTTCTCTTATCCTGCCGCCTATTCGCAGAGTACGGTGCAGCGGAGAAGTGCCGGTTCCATGCTTCTGGGAATCGGTTACACGGAGCATGAACTGGAGGTGAACTGGGATAAACTGACCAATCTTGTAGATGAAAAGCTGAATAAAAATCTGACAAACGGGGGAACTCCGGAAGCCAAGATAGACAGTTCGCTGATGTTCAGCAAGGTGAAATACAGCGATGTGAACGTAACCTGCGGCTATGCTTACAACTGGGTTTTCGCCAAGAACTGGCTCTTCAACGCTTCGCTCTCGGTAGGTGTGGCTTACAACAGCTCGAAATCGGATAATGAAAGGGAACATCTGGACATTACCAACTTCAGTTTCAAAAATGTGAACCTGGATGGAATAGGCCGCTTCGGTATTGTGTGGAACAACACGCATTGGTACGCGGGCGCCAGCACCATTATCCATTCCTACAACTATAAGAAAAAACAGTTTTCTACCAACAATTCGTTTGGCTCACTCAATATTTATGTGGGTGTGAACTTCGGCAGGAAACGTCATCATTAA